A genomic region of Mus musculus strain C57BL/6J chromosome 7, GRCm38.p6 C57BL/6J contains the following coding sequences:
- the Doc2a gene encoding double C2-like domain-containing protein alpha isoform X1 produces the protein MRGRRGDRMTINIQEHMAINVCPGPIRPIRQISDYFPRRGPGPEGGGGGGGTGCGEAPAHLAPLALAPPAALLGATTPDDGAEVDSYDSDDTTALGTLEFDLLYDQASCMLHCRILRAKGLKPMDFNGLADPYVKLHLLPGACKANKLKTKTQRNTLNPVWNEELTYSGITDDDITHKVLRISVCDEDKLSHNEFIGEIRVPLRRLKPSQKKHFNICLERQVPLPSPSSMSAALRGISCYLKELEQAEQGPGLLEERGRILLSLSYSSRRHGLLVGIVRCAHLAAMDVNGYSDPYVKTYLRPDVDKKSKHKTCVKKKTLNPEFNEVKMSGSRNKVGLGTAMWLGLTESTACLCSQEFFYEIELSTLATKTLEVTVWDYDIGKSNDFIGGVSLGPGARGEAQKHWNDCLHQPDTALERWHTLTSELPPAAGAYPLA, from the exons ATGAGGGGCCGCAGGGGCGATCGCATGACCATCAACATCCAGGAGCACATGGCCATCAACGTGTGCCCTGGACCCATCAGGCCCATCCGCCAGATCTCCGACTACTTCCCTCGCAGGGGGCCAGGACCAGagggtggcggcggcggcggtggcacGGGCTGCGGGGAAGCCCCAGCTCATCTGGCCCCTCTGGCTCTGGCCCCCCCTGCGGCTCTCCTTGGGGCCACTACACCCGACGATGGAGCTGAGGTAGACAGCTACGACTCGGATGATACCA CCGCCCTGGGCACACTGGAATTTGACCTTCTCTATGATcaggcttcctgcatgctgcaCTGTAGAATCCTCAGGGCCAAG GGCCTCAAGCCCATGGATTTCAATGGCCTGGCTGACCCCTATGTAAAGCTTCACCTCCTGCCAGGAGCCTGCAAG GCCAATAAGCTAAAAACCAAGACACAGAGGAACACACTGAACCCTGTGTGGAATGAGGAGCTGACGTACAGCGGGATCACGGATGATGACATCACCCACAAGGTGCTCAG GATCTCTGTCTGTGATGAGGACAAGCTGAGCCACAATGAATTCATTGGGGAGATCCGAGTGCCCCTCCGCCgcctcaagccttcacagaagaAGCATTTTAACATCTGCCTTGAGCGCCAGGTCCCG CTTCCTTCACCCTCTTCAATGTCTGCGGCGCTGAGGGGCATATCCTGTTACCTGAAGGAG CTGGAGCAGGCAGAGCAGGGACCTGGGCTGCTGGAAGAGCGCGGGCGCATCCTGCTGAGCCTCAGCTACAGCTCTCGGCGGCATGGGCTGCTGGTGGGCATTGTTCGCTGTGCGCACCTGGCTGCAATGGATGTTAACGGCTACTCTGACCCTTATGTGAAGAC GTACTTGAGACCAGATGTGGATAAGAAATCCAAGCACAAAACATGTGTAAAGAAGAAGACACTAAATCCGGAATTTAATGAGGTAAAAATGTCAGGGAGTAGAAATAAAGTTGGGCTGGGGACAGCGATGTGGTTAGGCCTCACAGAAAGCACCGCCTGCCTTTGTTCTCAGGAATTCTTCTATGAGATTGAACTCTCCACTCTGGCCACTAAGACCCTGGAGGTCACAGTCTGGGACTACGACATTGGCAAATCCAATGACTTCATAG GTGGTGTGTCTCTGGGGCCAGGAGCCCGGGGAGAGGCCCAGAAACACTGGAATGACTGTCTACATCAGCCGGACACAGCCCTGGAGCGCTGGCATACTCTGACCAGCGAGCTGCCCCCTGCAGCAGGGGCTTACCCTTTGGCTTGA
- the Doc2a gene encoding double C2-like domain-containing protein alpha produces the protein MRGRRGDRMTINIQEHMAINVCPGPIRPIRQISDYFPRRGPGPEGGGGGGGTGCGEAPAHLAPLALAPPAALLGATTPDDGAEVDSYDSDDTTALGTLEFDLLYDQASCMLHCRILRAKGLKPMDFNGLADPYVKLHLLPGACKANKLKTKTQRNTLNPVWNEELTYSGITDDDITHKVLRISVCDEDKLSHNEFIGEIRVPLRRLKPSQKKHFNICLERQVPLPSPSSMSAALRGISCYLKELEQAEQGPGLLEERGRILLSLSYSSRRHGLLVGIVRCAHLAAMDVNGYSDPYVKTYLRPDVDKKSKHKTCVKKKTLNPEFNEEFFYEIELSTLATKTLEVTVWDYDIGKSNDFIGGVSLGPGARGEAQKHWNDCLHQPDTALERWHTLTSELPPAAGAYPLA, from the exons ATGAGGGGCCGCAGGGGCGATCGCATGACCATCAACATCCAGGAGCACATGGCCATCAACGTGTGCCCTGGACCCATCAGGCCCATCCGCCAGATCTCCGACTACTTCCCTCGCAGGGGGCCAGGACCAGagggtggcggcggcggcggtggcacGGGCTGCGGGGAAGCCCCAGCTCATCTGGCCCCTCTGGCTCTGGCCCCCCCTGCGGCTCTCCTTGGGGCCACTACACCCGACGATGGAGCTGAGGTAGACAGCTACGACTCGGATGATACCA CCGCCCTGGGCACACTGGAATTTGACCTTCTCTATGATcaggcttcctgcatgctgcaCTGTAGAATCCTCAGGGCCAAG GGCCTCAAGCCCATGGATTTCAATGGCCTGGCTGACCCCTATGTAAAGCTTCACCTCCTGCCAGGAGCCTGCAAG GCCAATAAGCTAAAAACCAAGACACAGAGGAACACACTGAACCCTGTGTGGAATGAGGAGCTGACGTACAGCGGGATCACGGATGATGACATCACCCACAAGGTGCTCAG GATCTCTGTCTGTGATGAGGACAAGCTGAGCCACAATGAATTCATTGGGGAGATCCGAGTGCCCCTCCGCCgcctcaagccttcacagaagaAGCATTTTAACATCTGCCTTGAGCGCCAGGTCCCG CTTCCTTCACCCTCTTCAATGTCTGCGGCGCTGAGGGGCATATCCTGTTACCTGAAGGAG CTGGAGCAGGCAGAGCAGGGACCTGGGCTGCTGGAAGAGCGCGGGCGCATCCTGCTGAGCCTCAGCTACAGCTCTCGGCGGCATGGGCTGCTGGTGGGCATTGTTCGCTGTGCGCACCTGGCTGCAATGGATGTTAACGGCTACTCTGACCCTTATGTGAAGAC GTACTTGAGACCAGATGTGGATAAGAAATCCAAGCACAAAACATGTGTAAAGAAGAAGACACTAAATCCGGAATTTAATGAG GAATTCTTCTATGAGATTGAACTCTCCACTCTGGCCACTAAGACCCTGGAGGTCACAGTCTGGGACTACGACATTGGCAAATCCAATGACTTCATAG GTGGTGTGTCTCTGGGGCCAGGAGCCCGGGGAGAGGCCCAGAAACACTGGAATGACTGTCTACATCAGCCGGACACAGCCCTGGAGCGCTGGCATACTCTGACCAGCGAGCTGCCCCCTGCAGCAGGGGCTTACCCTTTGGCTTGA